In Pristiophorus japonicus isolate sPriJap1 chromosome 2, sPriJap1.hap1, whole genome shotgun sequence, one genomic interval encodes:
- the LOC139234380 gene encoding interleukin-8-like yields the protein MNGKVTLIVLTLFVLSVLSTQAASIGRTGINLRCQCIKTSSKFIHPKFMENIEIISSGPHCGNVEIIATLKNTNRVCLDPIAPWVKKVIDRVIKSSQKIG from the exons ATGAACGGCAAAGTTACTCTCATTGTCCTCACTCTCTTTGTTCTGTCTGTGTTGTCCACACAAG CTGCATCGATTGGAAGAACAGGAATTAACCTGCGCTGTCAGTGTATCAAAACATCCTCAAAGTTCATACATCCGAAGTTCATGGAGAATATTGAAATTATTTCTAGTGGTCCCCACTGTGGGAATGTGGAGATCAT TGCCACCCTTAAAAACACGAATCGAGTCTGTCTGGATCCTATTGCACCCTGGGTGAAGAAAGTCATTGACAGGGTGATCAAAAG TTCCCAGAAGATTGGTTAA